A portion of the Girardinichthys multiradiatus isolate DD_20200921_A chromosome 23, DD_fGirMul_XY1, whole genome shotgun sequence genome contains these proteins:
- the LOC124860197 gene encoding formin-like protein 5, producing the protein FCFYLIHVFFSSTGSSPAISEEITPDPPAPDEEVMSKPAALLHISTPVELSSTGRTKSLPETSCSSMLDLQKPLPSPPPLPSAADIPDLPLPSPPILPPPPLTTKSASTSSPPFPPMPPLGDSPQRPTTLNIKTLPRSTARENGGPPHPVDDDEDERKMLEEDLKKCIEEFKKIRLPTVFPDRKRHWQNDLLKKYDA; encoded by the coding sequence ttttgtttttacttaatacatgtttttttttcttccacaggCAGTTCACCTGCTATTTCTGAGGAAATCACCCCAGACCCACCAGCTCCTGATGAAGAGGTTATGTCCAAACCTGCCGCCCTTCTTCATATATCAACCCCTGTGGAACTCAGCAGCACCGGCAGAACCAAAAGCCTTCCAGAAACCAGCTGCAGCTCCATGCTCGACCTTCAAAAACCTCTCCCTTCTCCTCCACCTCTTCCTTCTGCTGCAGACATTCCTGACCTTCCACTTCCATCGCCTCCTATCCTTCCTCCCCCTCCACTTACAACCAAATCAGCTTCTACCTCCAGTCCTCCTTTTCCTCCAATGCCACCCCTTGGTGACAGCCCCCAGCGTCCCACCACCCTCAACATAAAGACGCTTCCGCGGTCCACCGCCAGGGAGAATGGGGGTCCTCCGCATCCGGTGGATGACGATGAGGACGAAAGGAAGATGCTGGAAGAGGATTTGAAAAAATGCATCGAGGAATTCAAAAAGATCCGCCTGCCCACAGTGTTTCCAGACCGCAAGAGGCACTGGCAGAACGACCTGCTCAAGAAATACGATGCATGA